In candidate division KSB1 bacterium, the sequence GGAAGGGTTTCAACTAGTTATGTCCACTCAACAGAAATATTTTTAGGAAAGAAATTTGATACCAATCGATGGAGTGTTTCAGGGAGCAGGCAGTTTAATAAGCAATTAACAATGAGTTTGTCATACAGCAATGGCAAAGCGATCCGCTATATAGAAGATCCTTTTCAAGCAAAAAGGAGTAATGCCAGCGCCAGTATAATATTCCAGCCTTCCGATAAAATCAATGCAAATGTAAGATTAACCTATACAGACTTGTTCCAGGATTCCAATTTAGAAAAAATCTTTGATATTACGATTCTGAGAAACAGGCTTACTTACCAGATGAATCAATACCTTTTCTTTCGAGGAATTGTCGAATATAATTCATTCCGGAAAACATTGTTGACGGATTTCCTGGCTTCCTTTACTTACATCCCAGGAACTGTTATGCATTTCGGCTATGGATCATTTTACGAGAAACTTAAATTTGAGCGAGGAGAATATTTGGAAAGCAACCGTTATCTTGAAACCACGCGAGGGTTTTTTGCCAAGGCATCCTATTTGTGGCGGTTGTAAATCAAAGAACTGGGTTTAATTAGCCATTCCCCAAAATGTCACCCCCGAACGCTTTTTTCGGGGGCCTAATTCACTGATGAAAGGCTTTGAAACCTGCAAGGTTTACTCACTCTTTACAAGACCTGGCAGGTTTTTTGGCTAAGGAAACATAAATTCGTTCAAACGACAGGAATTCATCATGACTTAGCAAAAACTTGTGGATTTGAAACCTGCAAGGTTTATTCGCATTCTTTTAGATATTGTTGAATATCTTTAAAGTCATTCAACATTTCATGTGATATTGAATAAATAAACCTTTCCCTCCAAACCATTGCAAAACTTCATCTGTTTTCAAAAAGTATAATAATAGAATTTGCGCAGAAAATAAGTATAATTCCCCCTCTTTAAAAAATATTTTCTCTCGATTATTCCCACGGTTATTAACATGGTAAAATTTACCTTCTTCAAATGGTCTATTAAGTTTAAAGCTCATTTTCTTACTGTGAACTTTGATCCTGTTAATGTATTTTAATCCATCTTTCGTATGACAAACGGCTGAACCCAGGCTGCTTCCATTTCGCCCTCTTTATATGGATTCTCTTTTAGTTTTGAAGAGATAACTTTAGCCCGAACATAAATTTCATCACCTGACCATGTATAACTCGGCGAAATCCCCTGCACTTCTAAAAATACTTCACCGATTTCGGCGCTATAGTATCTGGTTACGCTGGCTGTTTCAGTTTCCAAAGTGGCTGCAAGTGACGGTATGTAACCTTTCCTTGTCCCAATAAATTGAGTCGAATAAGTTACTCCTTCTTCGGTTTGAATACTTATGTAAATCGTATTGTCACTATACTGGATATCCTGTAATACCACACCGGATGAGGAATAAAAATCGCCAGATTCCATGGCAGTAATGATTGCTTCCGGGGTGAGTTGATCGGTTTTAACCATCACCCATCCCCGGCCTGGGTTGCTATGGTTGCTATCAAGATCTCGATAATTATGGGCATCATCGACAGCCATGCCGTATAACGGCTCGGCGCCTCGTTCAAGATTTGCCGTCAAAACGATATCCCACATTCGCTCGGTACTGGGATGAAGCTCATCTCCTTCATTATGTACTGCAGGATGGCCGTTGTACACTTCAAAAAATCGTTCACCTTCAAGGGCAATGATATCTTCCACTTTAACCGCCCAGCCAAAATTAGGATGATTGAGATGTGGGAACATCAACTGCCCGGTACGCTCTCGCTGCTGTAATACTGCATTAATATTATTTTGCATGACTTCCAGCACACTATTGCCTCCCTGGGGAGGAATAAATTCAGCTAAATTAGTCGCATTCACATGAATTGGCTTTCTCTCAAAACGATCCGTAATTTCTTCACTCGGAATCATCAGGAATTGGCCGGGCTTCTCAAATAGGCTGTCATATTCACTCAACGTTTTTAGTCGAACCAAAACTAAACTATCCTGATCCTTTACTTCCACCCAGTCAGAACCGAACCGCACAAGATACTCCTGATAAACCTGATAACGATTACTTTCTTTATGAACCTCAATCCATCTTTCTTCTGTTGGCAGAACATTATGATCCGATAAGGCAAGAAAATCATAGCCATTGGATTTGTACCAATCGATGATCATTTCAGGAAAATCGTCACCATCACTCCACAAAGAGTGAGTATGAAGGTTGCCTTTCCACCAGGTGGTTTTTTTAGAAGACTCACAGCTGAGGAAAAACATTAAAACTGACAAACATAAAGCAAATGAGATTTTGGATTTATTCATGAAATTCCATCCTAACCTTTAAAAATAATTTAATCATAGTCGAACATAAATTGCAGGAGTGTTAATGAATTGTCAAGTGAAATAACAATGAAGATAAATAACACTAAAGAATACCCTGTCCAAAACGGCTGATTCAATTCGGGTTTTTCAATCGTAGTAATATATGTTTCAAAATGATTTATAGGTGAATTGATCAATGAATTTTTATATTTTAATTAATCTTAATCTTCATTTTTATTATATTAATCTAAAAAATGCGCATAAAATATTAGGTGAGATAATGGATATATCCGTGAAAGAAATGGATTCGGAAGTTCAAATTAAAATTCTCGGTTCTGTTAAGCAAAGTAATGTGGAAATCCTGAGAGAAACCTTTGATGATGTTCTTACAACAACGAAAAAAAATGTCTCGATAGATTTGGGCTTTGTCTCTGCGATGTCAAGTTTGGGGATTGGCAAATTAATTTATTTCCACAATGAATTAAAAATCCAAAATAGAAAATTGACCATTGTTGATATTAATAAAAGCTTAAATTCACTATTCAACTCCATGAGTTTGAACCAGATATTTAATTTTCAAGGATGATCGTTCAAACCAAAAGGATCTCTTTTTTAACCATTTATTAAGTTCTTAGGCACTTACAGCGATGCATCGACAATTTATTGACAATATGTTTAAGTTCAAATTCGTAAGCCTAAATATCGAAATTTCAAATTTATTTCTGTAGGATAGAAATTCTCAAAGGGGCAAAAAATATTTAACCTGATCTATTCATAAACCTTATCACTGTCATCCAGGATGGATCTATTTAACTCTTTATTCTATACTTGCTTTTGAGTTTTTCGATCATATCAAACAAGATCCCGTCGTGCGACGGGATGACAACTAAGAGGGATTTATGCTTAAAACTGCAATTCATGAATTATCCAGGTTAATAATAATTTAGCTCTCACTTTATGATCATACAGAATTCTACGTACAGACCAGGCAGGTTTCAAACTCATTGTGATATCGAATTATACTTTCTTGGATAAAACCTGCCAGGTCTAGATTTACAACACAGAATAAATAGTACTTATTTAGGATTTACTTTGTTTAGCCAGGCCAAACATTGTAGACAAACAAAGTTCCTTTTTCAACTTTAATTTCTACAGGATTACTCACAATTTCATTACTAAGGCCATCATTCACGGCCCATTCCATAGTACCATTTTCTAAAGGATACTTTAAACCCCTTACTATGATTCCTTCCGCTTTTCGAAACGCGAAAATACTGACTTGTTGTCCAATTTCCCCGGAAAAACGATATGTATCATTTACAAAATTTCCCGAGCCAAAATCATCAACGGTTGTTATGCTTAATCGATCGCTAAACTTTTCAAGAATATTCAAGTTGCAAATTTGATGATCTAATCGATCACCAATTAATCCAATGACTGTGATTGTAGTTACTTGTTTACCTAAGGCAAATTGAAGCGTCTTCTCCAGGTCTGTCGCAAATTGACTGGGTTTATGAATAAATCGTTCCTTCGGCAGCCGCTCCCTGGTTTGCATGGTTACAGAATCGAGATCGCCAATAACATAATCGGGGTCGATACCTGCTTCTAGCGCACGATTCCCCCCACCATCTGCGCAGAGAATTAAATCTGCCTGTTCCAAAAAATATTGGTATTTACTTTTCGGTGGGAGAAGAGCGTTTAATATGATTAAAGCAAACATACAGCATCACTGAAAACAGGTGGTAATCATGACCATTAATGATCATTTGCTGCATTTATGATGCGTGGAAAAGGAGTAATATTAAATAAATCTGCAATGGTTAGTCCAACAAAAGTGTTGTCATGAAGTCCCATAAATCGCTCTGCATTTGGGCCAAATGCAAAGATGGGTATATTTATACCGGTGTGTCCACGAGTGGTCCAATCCACTCTTAATTTTGAACCATCTATAAGTCCACCATTAATAGATAGACCGCCTGTTTCGTGATCAGCCGTAATAATGACAAGGGTATTGCTATCAGCAAGGGCAAAGTCCATTGTAACTTTGATAGCCTCATCGAAAAGCAACATTTGCCGGAGTGTATATAATGGTTCATTACTGTGACCGCCCCAATCGATCTGGCTGCCTTCAACCATAAGAAAAAATCCATCCTCATCTTTACTGAGAATTTCAATGGCTTTCTGGGTCATTTCGGCAATTGAGGGTTCCGGAGCATTCGTGCTCATTGGTCCAATTTGAAAAAGTCCCAGTAAATGGTCGGAAGTGGCAAGCAACAGTTCTTCCCGAGTGTCGATGAAAGAATAGCCCATATTTTTTGCTTTCTCGATCAGATTGGGATGACGATCCAAAGAGTCTGCTGGATTAGGAATGAAATTACCTTTACCGCCGCCTAAGATTACGTTTACTTTTGTATCTACCATATGCTTGGCTATTTCTCTTTCTTCATACCGTGAAGGCACATGCGCTGCAAAACATGCAGGTGTTGCATGCGTTATTGTTGAGGTCGCAATCAAACCGGTTGATTTATTCATGTCTCGTGCGCCTTCAAGGACGGTATATAACTTTTGACTATCCGGAGTTACTGAGATCATGCCAGTATTGGTTTTTCTGCCTGTAGCATAGGCTGTGGCGCTTGCAGCGGATTCGGTTATCAATGCGTTTGCAGCATGCGTTCGAAGAAATCCGGTCACCGGCATCCGGTCAATATGTAAGAAACCATCGGCCCCAACAGCCCGTATTCGTGCAGCATTTATCTGTGCCAATCCCATGCCATCGCCGATCATAAGAATGATATTTTTTATATTCTTTGGAGCGACAAGAGGATAAGGGTTGTGGTCAGTTGGAGCCGTGTAAAAGCTTACATCAAGCAAAGATACATCATGATGTTCCGGTTCCGCACGCTGCTGCTGGATCAGCGGGGAACAAGAACTTCCCATAACCATGATGTTTAGTATAATAGCTAAAAAAGCTATCTTTTTCATTAACACCTCTAAATGGTATCTTACAAATTTTACATTACGGATTTCTAAATTGCGGGTTTGGCCAACTTGTCTCTTGTTACTTTTGCCACAATACCGGTTAAAAACAGTAGACCGATCAAGTTTGGTGCAGCCATCAATGCATTGCCAATATTTCCCAGGTTCCAGACAATATTCAAGTAATTAGAACTCTTGCCAGCGATTGGAATCAAGATAGCACCCACAAATAAGAATACGATAAAGGTATAGCGATAGGGCATGATTACCTTATTGCCGCCCAAATATTCAATACATTTTTCGCCATAGTATGACCAGCCGATCAAGGTTGTATATCCAAAAACAAATGAAGCTATGGCAATAACAGCGCCGCCTAAACCCCACGGGATTGCACTGTCAAACGCTTCTTGAGTCACTAAAATACTGGTAATATTATTGGTGGCATCCAATCCTTGCCAGGCTTGGGTTTTGATATAGGCGCCGGTTAAAACGATGGTTAGTGTGGTCATCGTGTTAACCACAATGGTATCGATAAAAACACCGGTCATGGCAATAAGACCATTCTTGGTAGGATCTTCCGAAGTGGAGGCGCCCTGGGCAATTGCCGCAGAACCCAGTCCTGCTTCATTCGACAGTAATCCCCGGCTGACGCCATTTTGAATTGCCAGGCCAACAGAAGCGCCAAGTAGTGGTTGAAGTCCAAAAGCTGATTTAAAAATAAGAACATAAGCTTCCGGTATTAGAGTGATGTTCGACAGGATGACCCATAATGCAAAAAACATGTAGAAGAAAATCATTGCTGGAACTAATTTTTCGGACACGCGCCCAATTTTCTTAATTCCACCAATGATGACAACGCCTACCAGGATTGCGATGACAGCGCCTATAATAAAATAGTAATAATCCGGCGCATCTTGAGCAGATCCATTTACATATTTATTAACAGTATTCGCCGCTGAAAGCGCCATTGAATTGGATTGCGCCATATTTCCGGTTCCTATCAAACAAGCTATGGTGCCACAGACAGCAAATGCCGCTCCTAAAAATTTCCCCAATTTCTTATTTTTCAAACCGTTTTTTAGGTAATACATGGGGCCACCCGCCATCGTCCCGTTGGGTGCAATTTCACGGTAACGCACACCCAAAAATCCCTCGGCATATTTTGTAGCCATACCAAATATACCGGCAATCCACATATAAACAGGAGCGCCTGGACCGCCGAGAGCAATTGCGGTAGCAACCCCGGCTATATTTCCATTCCCCACTGTAGCTGCTAGTGCTGTCATTAAAGCAGCAAAAGGAGAAATATCACCCTTGCCTTCTGTTGATCGCGATTCTTTAGCGAAAATTAGTTTTAAAGAATGCCAAAAATGTGTGAATTGCAGTCCTTTGGTACGGATGGTCAAATAGATACCCGCTCCCAATAATAAGGCGATCATACCAGGCCCCCACATAACATTATCAATTTGCGTGGTCCAACTAAGTATATTATCAAAAAACCCTGGATTTTCGTTCATGAGCCGTTCCTTCTTTTTATTTTTAATCCACCAATTTTCATCATCACAAGTTGATTAAAGAACATTAATATACCCAATTAGATCAAAGAGTCAAGAAAATTAAATACTTAATTTTGCATCAGGATAATCGAAAATTTAATTGTAAGCGGGGTGTATTAAATCGTTATTGGTTGATTTAGAATTTTGATTTAAACGGCAATGAATCTGATAAAGTTCAACTCAATCCTTAAAAATATCATAAACCAATGCATATGAAGAATATTCATCTGAGTTTTAAGGTAGAGTTGAATTTGACAATTACCTTGCTACATTAACATAACATATTAAACCTTTTATAGTGCAATTAGCTTGAATTTTGAGTCAATTTTTTTTGCGATGAAATAAAATTACTTTGGCTTAAAATTCGTAATCCTAAATTCTAAACAATATCGAAAATTCGAATGTTACAAAATTAAAAACAGGGTAAAACTGATTTACTATACTCAATATGGTTCTTTGTTTTGTTGGTGTATTTGGAATTTTAT encodes:
- a CDS encoding histidinol-phosphatase is translated as MFFLSCESSKKTTWWKGNLHTHSLWSDGDDFPEMIIDWYKSNGYDFLALSDHNVLPTEERWIEVHKESNRYQVYQEYLVRFGSDWVEVKDQDSLVLVRLKTLSEYDSLFEKPGQFLMIPSEEITDRFERKPIHVNATNLAEFIPPQGGNSVLEVMQNNINAVLQQRERTGQLMFPHLNHPNFGWAVKVEDIIALEGERFFEVYNGHPAVHNEGDELHPSTERMWDIVLTANLERGAEPLYGMAVDDAHNYRDLDSNHSNPGRGWVMVKTDQLTPEAIITAMESGDFYSSSGVVLQDIQYSDNTIYISIQTEEGVTYSTQFIGTRKGYIPSLAATLETETASVTRYYSAEIGEVFLEVQGISPSYTWSGDEIYVRAKVISSKLKENPYKEGEMEAAWVQPFVIRKMD
- a CDS encoding alkaline phosphatase → MKKIAFLAIILNIMVMGSSCSPLIQQQRAEPEHHDVSLLDVSFYTAPTDHNPYPLVAPKNIKNIILMIGDGMGLAQINAARIRAVGADGFLHIDRMPVTGFLRTHAANALITESAASATAYATGRKTNTGMISVTPDSQKLYTVLEGARDMNKSTGLIATSTITHATPACFAAHVPSRYEEREIAKHMVDTKVNVILGGGKGNFIPNPADSLDRHPNLIEKAKNMGYSFIDTREELLLATSDHLLGLFQIGPMSTNAPEPSIAEMTQKAIEILSKDEDGFFLMVEGSQIDWGGHSNEPLYTLRQMLLFDEAIKVTMDFALADSNTLVIITADHETGGLSINGGLIDGSKLRVDWTTRGHTGINIPIFAFGPNAERFMGLHDNTFVGLTIADLFNITPFPRIINAANDH
- a CDS encoding sodium:alanine symporter family protein, translating into MNENPGFFDNILSWTTQIDNVMWGPGMIALLLGAGIYLTIRTKGLQFTHFWHSLKLIFAKESRSTEGKGDISPFAALMTALAATVGNGNIAGVATAIALGGPGAPVYMWIAGIFGMATKYAEGFLGVRYREIAPNGTMAGGPMYYLKNGLKNKKLGKFLGAAFAVCGTIACLIGTGNMAQSNSMALSAANTVNKYVNGSAQDAPDYYYFIIGAVIAILVGVVIIGGIKKIGRVSEKLVPAMIFFYMFFALWVILSNITLIPEAYVLIFKSAFGLQPLLGASVGLAIQNGVSRGLLSNEAGLGSAAIAQGASTSEDPTKNGLIAMTGVFIDTIVVNTMTTLTIVLTGAYIKTQAWQGLDATNNITSILVTQEAFDSAIPWGLGGAVIAIASFVFGYTTLIGWSYYGEKCIEYLGGNKVIMPYRYTFIVFLFVGAILIPIAGKSSNYLNIVWNLGNIGNALMAAPNLIGLLFLTGIVAKVTRDKLAKPAI
- a CDS encoding thiamine diphosphokinase, with protein sequence MFALIILNALLPPKSKYQYFLEQADLILCADGGGNRALEAGIDPDYVIGDLDSVTMQTRERLPKERFIHKPSQFATDLEKTLQFALGKQVTTITVIGLIGDRLDHQICNLNILEKFSDRLSITTVDDFGSGNFVNDTYRFSGEIGQQVSIFAFRKAEGIIVRGLKYPLENGTMEWAVNDGLSNEIVSNPVEIKVEKGTLFVYNVWPG
- a CDS encoding STAS domain-containing protein, producing MDISVKEMDSEVQIKILGSVKQSNVEILRETFDDVLTTTKKNVSIDLGFVSAMSSLGIGKLIYFHNELKIQNRKLTIVDINKSLNSLFNSMSLNQIFNFQG